The following are encoded together in the Streptomyces rapamycinicus NRRL 5491 genome:
- a CDS encoding isoprenyl transferase, which translates to MKLRDLVYGLYARRVEGRLDHDQVPKHIGVILDGNRRWARAAGGTAEQGHKAGASKIQELLGWCSETDVEVVTLWLLSTDNLDRPEEELVPLLSIIEGAVRDLAADGRWRVHHVGNRDLLPSRTQTVLKEAERDTEHIDGILVNVAVGYGGRQEIADAVRSLLLDHATKGTSFEELAEVVDIDLISEHLYTRGQPDPDLVIRTSGEQRLSGFMLWQSAHSEYYFCEVFWPAFRKVDFLRALRDYAARHRRYGN; encoded by the coding sequence GTGAAGTTGCGCGACCTGGTGTACGGGCTCTACGCACGCCGGGTGGAAGGCCGCCTCGATCACGACCAGGTGCCCAAGCACATCGGAGTCATCCTCGACGGCAACCGCCGCTGGGCCCGCGCCGCCGGCGGCACCGCCGAGCAGGGCCACAAGGCCGGCGCCAGCAAGATCCAGGAGCTGCTCGGCTGGTGCAGCGAGACGGACGTCGAGGTCGTCACGCTCTGGCTGCTCTCCACCGACAACCTGGACCGCCCCGAGGAGGAGCTGGTACCGCTCCTGAGCATCATCGAGGGCGCGGTCCGCGACCTGGCCGCCGACGGCCGCTGGCGGGTGCACCACGTCGGCAACCGCGATCTGCTGCCCTCCCGCACCCAGACGGTCCTCAAGGAGGCCGAGCGGGACACCGAGCACATCGACGGAATACTGGTCAACGTGGCCGTCGGCTACGGCGGGCGGCAGGAGATCGCCGACGCGGTGCGGTCGCTGCTGCTGGACCACGCCACCAAGGGCACCTCCTTCGAGGAGCTCGCCGAGGTCGTCGACATCGACCTCATCTCCGAACACCTGTACACCCGCGGGCAGCCCGATCCGGACCTGGTGATCCGCACCAGCGGTGAGCAGCGGCTCTCGGGCTTCATGCTGTGGCAGAGTGCCCATTCGGAGTACTACTTCTGTGAAGTTTTCTGGCCCGCCTTCCGCAAGGTCGACTTCCTCCGCGCGCTGCGCGACTACGCCGCCCGTCATCGCAGGTACGGCAACTAG
- a CDS encoding cold-shock protein, with protein MTTTGKILRFDEFRGYGFIAPDDGGEDVFMHANDLLDEKHLFQPGSKVRFVPEYGDKGPKASEVRVVERAAPVERAAPIVRPSAGPDGDDTMCDVLSAAEFRQELTEALVEVGGSLTADQIKQVRRRVIEIAQAHNWIES; from the coding sequence GTGACGACCACGGGCAAGATTCTGCGTTTCGACGAGTTCCGCGGCTACGGCTTCATCGCACCGGACGACGGTGGCGAGGACGTCTTCATGCACGCCAATGACCTGCTGGACGAGAAGCACCTGTTCCAGCCCGGGTCCAAGGTGCGGTTCGTTCCCGAATACGGCGACAAGGGGCCCAAGGCCTCCGAGGTGCGCGTTGTCGAACGCGCCGCGCCGGTCGAACGCGCCGCGCCGATCGTACGGCCCTCCGCCGGTCCGGACGGCGACGACACCATGTGCGATGTGCTGTCGGCCGCCGAGTTCCGGCAGGAGCTCACGGAGGCGCTGGTCGAGGTGGGCGGCAGTCTGACCGCCGACCAGATCAAGCAGGTGCGCAGGCGGGTCATCGAGATCGCCCAGGCACACAACTGGATCGAATCCTGA
- a CDS encoding OmpA family protein — translation MTPQTTTRPARRGPVLAALASTALLVTLTAPAPPAHADSGPGAPADTTPPVKIDAKDSDLKMPEGAKLAPGRVLDIKSVVETDDGDERREDTNAKVKFALQAEVLFGKDSAKLGGDARARIKEIASEAERQNAKSVRVFGFTDDLGSAGHGIVLSKQRANAVQQALAEDLDPSINYEIRGYGEQYPIADNATEEGRKRNRRVEVSFPRTA, via the coding sequence ATGACACCACAGACGACGACCCGCCCCGCGCGCCGCGGCCCCGTACTGGCCGCGCTGGCCTCCACCGCGCTCCTGGTCACCCTCACCGCCCCGGCGCCGCCCGCCCACGCGGACAGCGGCCCCGGCGCGCCCGCCGACACCACCCCGCCGGTGAAGATCGACGCCAAGGACTCCGATCTGAAGATGCCCGAGGGCGCCAAGCTGGCACCCGGCCGGGTCCTGGACATCAAGTCCGTGGTCGAGACGGACGACGGCGACGAGCGGCGGGAGGACACCAATGCCAAGGTGAAGTTCGCCCTCCAGGCCGAGGTGCTCTTCGGCAAGGACAGCGCGAAGCTGGGCGGCGACGCGCGGGCCCGGATCAAGGAGATCGCCTCCGAGGCGGAGCGGCAGAACGCCAAGAGCGTCCGCGTCTTCGGCTTCACCGACGACCTGGGCTCCGCGGGCCACGGCATCGTGCTGTCCAAGCAGCGGGCCAACGCGGTGCAGCAGGCGCTCGCCGAGGACCTGGACCCTTCCATCAACTACGAGATCCGGGGCTACGGCGAGCAGTACCCGATCGCGGACAACGCGACCGAGGAGGGCCGCAAGCGCAACCGCCGGGTGGAGGTCAGCTTCCCCAGGACCGCCTGA
- a CDS encoding SLC13 family permease: protein MSTAVAETLAVALLLGVLAFAVVRPRGLPEAVAAVPAAGIVVAIGAVSPAGAWAEARELLPVVGFLAAVLLLARMCADEGLFEAAGQAVARACAGRTDRLLGGVFAVAAAVTAVLSLDATVVLLTPVVFATAARLGARSRPHVYACAHLSNSASLLLPVSNLTNLLALEAGGVSFTRFAVLMGPAWVVTIGIEYLVFRRFFADDLAAGTSEPPPADWPRVPVFAVTVLLLTLAGFVGTSLAGLDPQWAAWAGALVLTVRALRRRRATVREAIGATGPLFCLFVLALGVVVQAVLAGGLQGALGQVLPTGASLPALLGIAAVAAVLANLINNLPAVLALLPIASGGGPGPVLAVLIGVNLGPNLTYVGSLATLLWRRIVHRHDPETGSDLGVFTRLGLLTAPATVVAATAAMWAMLRVTGS, encoded by the coding sequence CTGAGTACCGCCGTCGCCGAGACCCTTGCCGTCGCCCTGCTTCTCGGCGTACTGGCTTTCGCGGTGGTACGGCCCCGGGGCCTGCCGGAAGCCGTCGCGGCGGTGCCTGCCGCCGGGATCGTGGTGGCCATCGGGGCGGTCTCGCCCGCCGGGGCCTGGGCGGAGGCCCGGGAGCTGCTGCCCGTCGTGGGCTTTCTGGCCGCCGTGCTGCTGCTGGCCCGGATGTGCGCCGACGAGGGGCTCTTCGAGGCGGCGGGGCAGGCCGTGGCGCGGGCCTGCGCGGGGCGTACGGACCGGCTCCTGGGCGGGGTGTTCGCCGTCGCGGCCGCCGTCACCGCCGTGCTGAGCCTGGACGCCACCGTGGTGCTGCTCACGCCGGTGGTGTTCGCCACGGCGGCCCGGCTCGGGGCGCGGTCCCGGCCGCATGTGTACGCCTGCGCGCATCTGTCGAACTCGGCGTCCCTGCTCCTCCCGGTCTCCAACCTCACCAATCTGCTCGCCCTGGAGGCCGGCGGGGTCTCCTTCACCCGGTTCGCCGTGCTGATGGGGCCCGCCTGGGTGGTGACCATCGGCATCGAGTACCTGGTCTTCCGCCGCTTCTTCGCCGACGATCTGGCCGCCGGGACCAGCGAGCCCCCGCCCGCCGACTGGCCCCGGGTGCCGGTGTTCGCGGTGACCGTGCTGCTGCTGACCCTCGCCGGGTTCGTGGGGACCTCGCTGGCGGGCCTGGACCCCCAGTGGGCGGCCTGGGCGGGTGCTCTCGTGCTCACCGTAAGGGCGCTGCGGCGCCGCCGGGCGACCGTAAGGGAGGCGATCGGCGCGACCGGGCCGCTGTTCTGCCTGTTCGTGCTGGCGCTCGGGGTGGTGGTCCAGGCCGTGCTGGCGGGCGGTCTCCAGGGGGCGCTGGGGCAGGTGCTGCCCACCGGGGCGAGCCTGCCCGCGCTGCTGGGGATCGCGGCGGTCGCGGCGGTGCTGGCCAACCTGATCAACAACCTGCCCGCCGTGCTGGCGCTGCTGCCGATCGCCTCCGGGGGCGGCCCCGGGCCCGTGCTCGCCGTGCTGATCGGCGTCAACCTGGGCCCCAACCTCACCTATGTCGGCTCCCTGGCCACCCTGCTGTGGCGGCGCATAGTCCACCGCCACGACCCGGAGACCGGCTCCGACCTGGGGGTGTTCACCCGCCTGGGGCTGCTGACCGCACCGGCGACCGTGGTGGCCGCGACGGCGGCGATGTGGGCGATGCTGAGAGTCACCGGAAGCTGA
- a CDS encoding prepilin peptidase: protein MQPLLIVLAAAYGAAAGLLVPRPLYRLAVEPEEPWRGACPRGHALTGPARGWLGPARCAGCRDGERDYGTGPVLAAVLTALVCAGLAAAVGARPELAVWLLLVPLGVLLTAVDLAVNRLPDVLTLPMAGGAAALLGAAALLPHSAGSWPRALLGGVVLGGAYLVLFLISPSGMGFGDVKLALTLGVALGWYGWDVLFVGALAGLLLGSCCAVGLVLTRRAGRRTAMAFGPFMILGAGAGLVLGALGAG, encoded by the coding sequence GTGCAACCGCTGCTGATCGTGCTGGCCGCCGCGTACGGCGCGGCCGCCGGGCTGCTCGTACCGCGCCCGCTCTACCGGCTGGCCGTCGAGCCGGAGGAGCCCTGGCGCGGCGCCTGTCCGCGCGGGCACGCGCTCACCGGCCCGGCGCGCGGCTGGCTGGGCCCCGCCCGCTGCGCCGGCTGCCGGGACGGCGAGCGGGACTACGGGACCGGCCCGGTGCTCGCCGCCGTGCTCACCGCGCTGGTGTGCGCGGGGCTGGCGGCGGCCGTCGGCGCGCGCCCCGAGCTGGCCGTGTGGCTGCTGCTGGTGCCGCTCGGGGTGCTGCTCACGGCCGTGGACCTGGCGGTCAACCGGCTGCCGGACGTCCTCACCCTGCCCATGGCGGGCGGCGCCGCGGCGCTGCTCGGCGCGGCGGCGCTGCTTCCGCACAGCGCCGGGTCCTGGCCGCGGGCGCTGCTGGGTGGCGTGGTGCTGGGCGGGGCGTATCTGGTGCTGTTCCTGATCAGCCCGAGCGGGATGGGGTTCGGCGACGTCAAGCTCGCGCTGACCCTCGGGGTCGCCCTCGGCTGGTACGGCTGGGACGTGCTCTTCGTGGGCGCCCTCGCCGGGCTGCTGCTGGGCTCCTGCTGCGCCGTGGGCCTGGTGCTGACCCGGCGGGCCGGGCGCCGGACCGCGATGGCCTTCGGCCCGTTCATGATCCTTGGAGCGGGCGCCGGACTGGTGCTGGGGGCGCTCGGCGCCGGATGA
- a CDS encoding DUF192 domain-containing protein produces MGRWRDGTGTLRVVGGADGGPGGGSNGAKEDPGGVAGGAGRAGGAGGAGGAGGAGGAGGAGGAGGAESIPLTIAASYRARARGLLGRDGLTGALLLTPASGVHTFRMRFAIDVAYLDRRLTVLDVHTLRPGRLGRPRLRSRHVLEAEAGALERWGVRRGVRIVIAPGPSAPPPPSVR; encoded by the coding sequence ATGGGCCGCTGGCGGGACGGTACGGGGACGCTGCGCGTGGTGGGCGGCGCGGACGGCGGCCCGGGCGGCGGCTCGAACGGCGCGAAGGAGGACCCGGGGGGCGTGGCGGGCGGCGCGGGGCGTGCGGGCGGCGCGGGAGGTGCGGGCGGCGCGGGAGGTGCGGGCGGCGCGGGAGGTGCGGGCGGCGCGGGAGGTGCGGAGAGCATTCCGCTCACCATCGCCGCCTCCTACCGCGCCCGCGCCCGCGGGCTGCTCGGCCGGGACGGGCTGACCGGAGCGCTCCTGCTCACCCCCGCGAGCGGGGTGCACACCTTCCGGATGCGGTTCGCCATCGACGTCGCCTATCTGGACCGGCGGCTCACCGTCCTGGACGTCCATACCCTGCGCCCCGGGCGGCTCGGACGGCCCCGGCTGCGGTCCCGCCATGTGCTGGAGGCGGAGGCGGGCGCGTTGGAGCGCTGGGGCGTGCGGCGGGGCGTGCGCATCGTGATCGCCCCCGGCCCTTCAGCGCCGCCGCCTCCTTCTGTACGCTGA